One genomic segment of Ricinus communis isolate WT05 ecotype wild-type chromosome 3, ASM1957865v1, whole genome shotgun sequence includes these proteins:
- the LOC8278583 gene encoding non-specific lipid transfer protein GPI-anchored 13 produces MGSVKKMAVCWIVVVSLIIGSEASLQQDEQDCADQLTNLASCIPYVSGTAKNPTPQCCQDTQKVKASKPKCLCVLIKESTDPSMGLPVNTTLALHMPSACNIDAKVSDCPSILNLPPDSPDAKIFKEAAASSDAATAAPADSPPTSASSSSSGSSNTGSKATSSSNNGAKKKMFWGGVITAFAASMFM; encoded by the exons ATGGGGAGTGTAAAAAAGATGGCAGTATGCTGGATTGTGGTAGTTTCTTTGATTATTGGAAGTGAGGCATCATTGCAGCAAGATGAGCAGGATTGTGCAGACCAGCTAACTAACCTTGcatcttgcattccatatgtgaGTGGCACTGCAAAAAATCCAACACCACAATGCTGCCAAGATACCCAGAAAGTGAAAGCAAGCAAGCCCAAGTGCCTTTGTGTTCTCATCAAAGAAAGCACTGATCCTTCCATGGGTCTTCCTGTCAACACCACTCTTGCCCTCCACATGCCTTCTGCTTGCAACATCGATGCCAAAGTCTCCGACTGCCCCT CTATACTGAACCTCCCACCAGACTCCCCGGATGCAAAGATTTTTAAAGAAGCTGCAGCTTCATCAGATGCCGCCACTGCTGCCCCAGCAGATTCTCCACCCACTTCTGCTTCTTCTTCGTCTTCAGGATCATCAAACACTGGTTCAAAGGCGACTTCAAGCAGCAATAATGGAGCAAAGAAGAAGATGTTTTGGGGAGGGGTAATAACGGCTTTTGCTGCATCGATGTTCATGTAA